A DNA window from Paenibacillus andongensis contains the following coding sequences:
- a CDS encoding MFS transporter — translation MTSIKASSSYRIPLFCIVTLLFWMSMYTSVPIMAPYVEFLGGNHQLAGWIVGMYGISQMLLRIPVGIMSDRFHKRKLFITFGLLFTALTGLGLWITHDFTWILILRALAGAAAATWVDFTVLFTSYYKHEDSTKAIGTISFFNSLGQVLGILGAGWAADSFGWEAVFILGAVLGLMGMIGSLFLIEKVELDAPKITMRGIGDVATDRTLLFVSLLAILSQVLIFATVFGFTPVYATQLGADKFSLSMLSLFANVPVALASLFGGRRWAVRYGEKRMVVGGFILMGIFTFTIPFTHHLWVLMITQAFAGFGRGLSFTLLMGMSIKHMPADKRATAMGFFQAIYGLGMFIGPVLMGIIGDWFSLNQGFIVLGVLGILSALLSHWFVRSTPSKHQAKPSSSTAAL, via the coding sequence ATGACGAGCATCAAAGCTTCATCCTCCTATCGCATTCCGCTCTTCTGTATAGTCACCTTGCTGTTCTGGATGTCAATGTATACGAGCGTTCCCATTATGGCTCCTTACGTAGAATTCCTGGGCGGGAACCACCAGTTGGCCGGATGGATTGTCGGTATGTACGGGATCTCCCAAATGCTGTTGCGAATTCCCGTAGGTATCATGTCAGACCGATTTCATAAGAGGAAGTTATTTATTACCTTTGGCCTGCTGTTCACGGCTCTAACAGGGTTAGGACTATGGATCACGCATGATTTCACATGGATCCTTATTCTCCGAGCACTGGCAGGCGCAGCCGCAGCAACCTGGGTTGATTTTACCGTATTATTTACGAGTTACTATAAGCATGAAGATTCAACAAAAGCGATCGGTACGATCTCCTTCTTCAACTCACTTGGGCAGGTTCTAGGTATTCTTGGGGCAGGATGGGCGGCAGATTCCTTCGGCTGGGAGGCCGTCTTCATTTTGGGAGCTGTGCTAGGCTTGATGGGGATGATTGGATCCCTTTTCCTTATAGAAAAAGTCGAGCTCGATGCGCCTAAAATTACGATGCGCGGTATTGGTGACGTTGCGACTGACCGTACGCTGCTGTTCGTATCCTTACTCGCCATCTTGTCGCAAGTTCTCATATTCGCAACTGTTTTCGGATTTACACCTGTTTATGCAACCCAGCTTGGAGCTGATAAATTCTCCTTATCGATGCTTTCCTTATTTGCCAACGTACCGGTAGCGCTAGCTTCCTTATTTGGCGGGCGGCGTTGGGCCGTTCGGTACGGGGAGAAGCGTATGGTTGTAGGGGGCTTTATTCTTATGGGGATATTCACATTTACGATTCCTTTTACACATCACCTTTGGGTGCTGATGATTACTCAGGCTTTTGCCGGCTTTGGTCGCGGACTTTCATTTACCTTGCTCATGGGGATGAGTATCAAGCATATGCCTGCGGATAAGCGGGCGACGGCAATGGGGTTTTTCCAAGCCATTTATGGACTGGGCATGTTCATTGGCCCCGTTCTTATGGGTATTATCGGCGATTGGTTCTCTCTGAATCAGGGATTTATTGTGTTGGGTGTACTTGGCATTTTGAGCGCACTTCTGTCTCATTGGTTCGTACGAAGTACGCCTTCTAAGCATCAAGCCAAACCTAGCAGTTCTACTGCGGCACTTTAA
- a CDS encoding L-threonylcarbamoyladenylate synthase, which translates to MIVTKYWKVDQGIGTEISGALAEAAWLLRNGETVAFPTETVYGLGADATNTAAVEGIFSAKGRPSDNPLIVHIADVEQLSSLIIPDCVTAEHRQLMEVFWPGPLTIVLPVKTGGISPLVTAGLKTVGVRIPDHPVALQLLREAGLPIAAPSANSSGRPSPTLASHVRDDLDGRIGGIVNGGATGVGVESTVIELVGGELYILRPGGVTAEQLQSALPATRIHEPEREEVQDSDTPRAPGMKYTHYAPKGFMHIVQGEDTEAVAEWIQNDIDAAKTRGESTGILTFEERASRYHADLVIACGSLSQPETIAHDLYAALRQFDQKGIQYITAEGCPETGIGLAIMNRLRKAAGHRLVRV; encoded by the coding sequence ATAATCGTGACAAAATACTGGAAAGTGGATCAGGGGATAGGGACCGAGATAAGTGGGGCTTTGGCTGAAGCTGCCTGGCTTCTCCGAAATGGTGAAACAGTCGCCTTTCCAACAGAGACGGTGTATGGACTTGGAGCAGATGCTACGAATACGGCAGCGGTTGAAGGGATTTTCTCAGCGAAAGGTCGGCCTTCGGATAACCCGCTCATTGTCCACATTGCGGATGTCGAACAGCTTTCAAGTTTAATTATTCCGGATTGTGTTACGGCGGAGCATCGCCAGCTTATGGAGGTTTTCTGGCCTGGTCCTCTTACGATTGTGCTGCCTGTGAAAACAGGTGGCATTTCGCCGTTAGTAACCGCTGGTCTTAAGACTGTCGGTGTGCGTATTCCGGATCATCCCGTGGCTTTGCAGCTTCTTCGTGAAGCGGGGCTTCCCATTGCAGCACCGAGTGCCAATAGTTCAGGCAGACCTAGTCCAACACTCGCCTCTCATGTCAGAGATGATTTAGATGGTCGGATTGGCGGGATCGTAAATGGTGGTGCAACTGGAGTTGGTGTTGAGTCGACGGTGATCGAACTTGTAGGCGGTGAGCTATACATTTTGCGTCCTGGCGGTGTTACGGCGGAGCAGCTGCAATCAGCGCTGCCTGCTACTCGAATTCATGAGCCTGAGCGGGAAGAGGTACAGGATTCCGATACTCCGCGTGCTCCAGGGATGAAGTATACACATTACGCACCAAAAGGATTTATGCATATCGTTCAAGGTGAAGATACTGAAGCGGTTGCTGAATGGATTCAAAACGATATTGATGCTGCCAAAACACGAGGCGAGTCAACGGGTATTCTTACTTTTGAAGAAAGAGCTTCACGTTACCATGCTGACTTGGTTATTGCCTGCGGCTCGTTATCGCAACCGGAAACAATTGCTCATGATCTTTATGCTGCATTAAGGCAATTTGATCAAAAAGGCATTCAATATATTACTGCAGAGGGTTGTCCAGAAACGGGGATTGGCCTTGCGATTATGAATCGACTTCGTAAAGCAGCCGGTCATCGGCTTGTACGTGTTTAG
- the prfA gene encoding peptide chain release factor 1: protein MLDRLQSIVDRYEKLSELLCDPDVTSDTKKLREYSKEQSDLQEAYDAYNEYKSVSEQLADAKVMQNEKLDDEMREMVKMEIEELSEQSAKLEEQLRMLMMPKDPNDDKNVIVEIRGAAGGDEAALFAGDLYRMYTRYADAQGWRTEILDASVNDLGGFKEIIFMITGKGAYSKLKYESGAHRVQRIPVTESGGRIHTSTSTVVVMPEAEDVEIVIHDADIRVDTFCSSGAGGQSVNTTKSAVRVTHVPTGIVATCQDGKSQNSNKEQALRVLRARISDKMREEEEAKYAGERKSKVGTGDRSERIRTYNFPQSRITDHRIGLTLHRLETVLNGDMAEIVSALTIAAQSDALDNAEQAM from the coding sequence ATGTTGGATCGACTTCAGTCCATTGTGGACCGCTATGAAAAATTAAGTGAACTGTTGTGTGACCCGGATGTAACGAGTGATACGAAGAAGCTTAGAGAATACTCGAAAGAGCAATCTGATCTTCAAGAAGCTTATGATGCTTATAACGAATATAAAAGTGTGAGCGAACAGCTGGCCGATGCCAAAGTGATGCAGAACGAAAAGCTGGACGACGAAATGCGTGAAATGGTCAAAATGGAGATTGAAGAGCTTAGCGAGCAATCCGCCAAGTTGGAAGAACAACTTAGAATGCTCATGATGCCTAAAGACCCTAATGATGATAAGAACGTAATCGTCGAAATTCGCGGTGCGGCAGGCGGAGATGAGGCTGCTTTGTTCGCGGGCGATTTGTATCGGATGTATACGCGCTATGCGGACGCGCAAGGATGGAGAACGGAGATTCTCGATGCTTCTGTGAACGATTTGGGCGGGTTTAAAGAGATCATTTTCATGATTACGGGTAAAGGCGCTTATAGTAAGTTGAAGTATGAGAGTGGGGCGCACCGTGTACAACGAATTCCGGTAACGGAATCAGGCGGACGTATCCATACCTCAACGTCGACGGTAGTGGTAATGCCGGAAGCGGAAGATGTAGAGATTGTCATTCATGATGCGGATATTCGCGTAGATACGTTCTGTTCCAGTGGAGCGGGCGGTCAGTCGGTTAATACGACGAAATCCGCTGTGCGTGTAACGCACGTGCCTACAGGGATCGTAGCGACTTGTCAGGATGGCAAATCACAGAACTCTAACAAGGAGCAAGCGCTTCGAGTACTACGTGCACGGATTTCGGATAAAATGCGTGAGGAAGAGGAAGCGAAGTATGCAGGCGAGCGTAAAAGCAAGGTGGGTACAGGTGACCGTTCCGAGCGGATTCGTACGTATAACTTCCCGCAAAGTCGGATTACCGATCACCGTATTGGCTTGACTTTGCATCGCTTAGAAACTGTGCTAAATGGTGACATGGCAGAGATCGTTTCGGCGCTCACGATTGCAGCGCAGTCCGATGCTTTGGATAATGCAGAGCAGGCAATGTGA
- a CDS encoding manganese efflux pump MntP: MLASGVEFGQLVTIIIMAIALGLDAFSLGIGIGMKGIRLIDIMKISMVIGLFHVLMPLMGMFMGQYVSLLLGNVATAAGGCLLILLGSHMVYSSIRGEQATSFDHRSVWGLTIFSLSVSIDSFSVGVSLGMFATDIVLTVLIFGLFGGLLSIAGLLVGRRVSGWVGEYGEAFGGLILLTFGIKFLL, encoded by the coding sequence ATGCTCGCATCTGGGGTGGAATTTGGGCAGCTGGTAACAATTATTATTATGGCGATTGCTTTGGGCCTAGATGCTTTTTCCTTAGGGATTGGCATAGGGATGAAGGGTATTCGTTTGATTGATATTATGAAAATTAGCATGGTGATTGGACTATTTCACGTTCTCATGCCTTTGATGGGTATGTTTATGGGGCAATATGTTTCATTGCTGCTCGGAAATGTCGCTACAGCGGCTGGGGGATGTTTACTCATTCTGCTGGGTTCGCATATGGTATATAGTTCGATTCGTGGAGAACAAGCGACATCTTTTGATCATAGGTCCGTATGGGGCCTGACGATCTTCTCTCTTAGTGTCAGTATCGATTCATTCTCTGTTGGTGTATCCCTAGGTATGTTTGCTACAGATATTGTGCTGACGGTGCTGATATTTGGTCTGTTTGGGGGCTTGCTTTCCATCGCCGGTTTGTTAGTTGGCAGGCGGGTCAGCGGTTGGGTAGGTGAGTATGGCGAGGCGTTTGGCGGGCTTATTTTGCTCACGTTTGGGATCAAGTTTTTACTATGA
- a CDS encoding PilZ domain-containing protein, translated as MANGYNVMKYYGSKEGYDADVLIDSKAMLGKDDFVATGVLTYALGDIIEVELPEYDVFQLGDKAKMTVYTKSGLFVMNTTVVAKEFGSVIVINPPENRKKFAEKREFPRVDVTHTGRLFGLQDMNKRNKHQFENPLGISIKNISINGLGFTINDNAMIDKIVQKHSQLEVELDLGFTIPCSMEIVRKEKVENGFYYGASYIDIPTEKTNALRGFILTNQIETYFVQKREAQFKKATEKKSAANQ; from the coding sequence ATGGCCAACGGATATAACGTCATGAAATATTACGGAAGCAAGGAGGGATATGACGCTGACGTACTAATCGATAGTAAGGCAATGTTGGGAAAAGACGATTTCGTAGCCACTGGCGTGCTAACTTATGCACTCGGAGACATTATTGAGGTTGAATTGCCGGAATACGATGTCTTTCAACTTGGCGATAAAGCGAAAATGACGGTATATACCAAATCCGGCTTGTTTGTGATGAATACAACCGTTGTTGCCAAAGAATTCGGCTCCGTCATCGTCATTAATCCACCTGAAAATCGGAAAAAATTCGCAGAAAAACGGGAATTCCCACGTGTGGATGTGACCCATACAGGTCGCTTATTCGGGCTTCAGGATATGAATAAAAGGAATAAACATCAATTTGAGAACCCGCTTGGCATTTCAATCAAAAATATATCCATCAACGGCTTAGGTTTTACCATAAATGATAATGCTATGATTGATAAAATCGTTCAAAAGCATTCACAACTTGAAGTCGAGCTGGATTTGGGTTTTACGATACCCTGTTCGATGGAAATTGTAAGAAAAGAAAAGGTTGAAAATGGTTTCTATTATGGGGCTAGCTATATCGACATTCCAACTGAAAAAACCAATGCTTTAAGGGGTTTCATCCTTACGAATCAGATCGAAACTTACTTCGTACAGAAGCGGGAAGCGCAATTTAAAAAAGCGACAGAAAAAAAGTCTGCGGCGAATCAATAG
- the tadA gene encoding tRNA adenosine(34) deaminase TadA: protein MKEAIQEALKAEAIREVPIGAVVVHQGQIIGRGYNLRETTLDPLAHAEMIAIKQASEHLGAWRLLDCQLYVTLEPCPMCAGAIVQSRIPQVIYGTIDPKAGCAGTLMNLLQEDRFNHRVDVISGVLQEECSTMLTQFFRKLRGKA, encoded by the coding sequence ATGAAAGAAGCGATTCAAGAGGCTCTCAAAGCCGAAGCCATCCGAGAAGTACCGATTGGTGCAGTCGTTGTCCATCAAGGTCAAATCATTGGCCGCGGCTACAATTTGCGTGAAACAACCCTCGATCCTCTCGCTCATGCTGAGATGATCGCCATCAAACAAGCGAGCGAACATCTTGGGGCCTGGCGGCTTTTGGACTGCCAGCTCTACGTCACCCTTGAGCCTTGCCCGATGTGTGCGGGCGCGATTGTGCAATCGCGGATTCCGCAGGTCATCTACGGCACCATTGATCCGAAGGCCGGCTGTGCCGGAACGCTTATGAATTTGCTGCAAGAGGACCGGTTCAATCACCGTGTCGATGTCATTAGCGGCGTCTTGCAAGAAGAGTGTTCGACGATGCTGACCCAATTTTTCCGTAAATTACGCGGCAAAGCTTAA
- the ychF gene encoding redox-regulated ATPase YchF gives MALKAGIVGLPNVGKSTLFNAITQAGAESANYPFCTIDPNVGVVEVPDERLQKLVEIVVPKSIVPTAFEFVDIAGLVKGASKGEGLGNKFLAHIREVDAIVHVVRCFEDDNITHVSGKVDPIGDIETINLELILADIESVEKKIERSRKNLKGGDKKVLAEVECLERIKEALYADKPARSLDLSDDEKLLVRDLHLLTMKPVLYAANVSEDEVATADENPFVKIVKEFAEGENNEVVSISAKVESEIAELEDEEKAMFLEELGLQESGLNRLIKAAYRKLGLYTYFTAGVQEVRAWTIRKGTKAPQAAGVIHTDFERGFIRAEVVSYNDLAAAGSMNGAKEKGQVRLEGKEYVVNDGDVMHFRFNV, from the coding sequence ATGGCTTTGAAAGCAGGTATCGTCGGTCTACCGAACGTAGGAAAATCGACATTGTTTAATGCAATTACACAGGCGGGGGCAGAATCTGCGAATTATCCGTTTTGTACGATCGATCCGAATGTTGGGGTAGTTGAAGTACCAGACGAGAGATTGCAGAAGCTGGTAGAGATTGTTGTGCCTAAGAGCATTGTCCCGACAGCCTTTGAGTTCGTTGATATTGCGGGTTTGGTAAAAGGCGCGAGCAAAGGCGAAGGGCTTGGAAATAAATTTTTGGCACACATTCGTGAAGTGGATGCCATTGTGCATGTTGTTCGTTGTTTTGAAGATGATAATATTACCCACGTTTCCGGTAAAGTGGATCCGATCGGCGATATCGAAACGATTAATCTTGAATTAATTTTGGCCGATATTGAGTCGGTAGAAAAGAAGATCGAACGTTCGCGCAAAAACCTCAAGGGCGGCGACAAGAAGGTTTTGGCTGAAGTGGAGTGTTTGGAGCGTATTAAAGAAGCGCTTTATGCAGATAAACCGGCACGCAGCCTGGATCTCAGCGATGATGAGAAGCTTCTCGTGCGCGACCTTCATTTATTGACCATGAAACCGGTGCTTTATGCGGCAAATGTGAGTGAAGATGAAGTAGCAACAGCAGATGAAAATCCTTTTGTGAAAATTGTGAAGGAGTTTGCTGAGGGCGAAAACAACGAAGTGGTGTCGATCAGTGCGAAGGTTGAATCCGAAATCGCCGAGCTGGAAGACGAAGAAAAAGCGATGTTCCTCGAAGAGTTGGGACTTCAAGAGTCCGGCTTGAATAGATTGATTAAAGCAGCTTATAGAAAACTTGGCTTGTACACGTATTTCACAGCTGGGGTGCAAGAAGTAAGAGCATGGACAATTCGCAAGGGAACGAAAGCTCCTCAAGCGGCTGGTGTTATTCATACCGATTTCGAACGTGGATTTATCCGTGCTGAAGTCGTCTCTTATAATGATTTAGCAGCTGCAGGGTCGATGAATGGTGCGAAAGAAAAAGGCCAAGTGCGTCTCGAAGGTAAAGAGTATGTGGTAAATGACGGGGACGTCATGCATTTCAGATTTAATGTGTAA
- the rpiB gene encoding ribose 5-phosphate isomerase B, with protein MKIALGADHAGYRLKDVIIPFIESLGHQVIDYGCSCADSVDYPDYALQVCEQVVSGEADKGILICGTGIGMSIAANKVPGIRCALVHDLFSAKATREHNDTNVLALGERVIGPGVAEEIVKIWLETEFSQGVRHQNRINKVQSIEDRFTLHP; from the coding sequence ATGAAAATTGCTTTAGGTGCTGATCATGCAGGCTATCGTTTGAAAGATGTTATCATTCCTTTTATTGAGTCATTAGGTCACCAAGTCATCGATTATGGCTGCAGCTGTGCAGATTCGGTCGATTATCCCGACTACGCGCTTCAAGTTTGCGAGCAAGTAGTTTCAGGTGAAGCTGACAAAGGTATTCTGATTTGCGGAACGGGTATCGGGATGTCGATTGCCGCGAATAAGGTTCCGGGCATCCGCTGTGCACTTGTGCATGATCTTTTTTCAGCAAAAGCGACGCGTGAGCACAATGATACGAACGTGCTTGCCCTAGGTGAACGAGTTATTGGACCAGGTGTTGCAGAGGAAATCGTGAAAATCTGGCTCGAAACCGAGTTTTCCCAAGGTGTTCGTCACCAGAATCGCATTAACAAAGTGCAAAGTATCGAAGACCGTTTCACACTGCACCCATAG
- a CDS encoding DUF1697 domain-containing protein, which yields MKVYIVFLRGINVGGKNKIKMADLKKTLEAAGLAKVQTYLQSGNVLFMSEEEAVEPLRQRIEQEISKAVGVSPKVILRTVEELELILGSCPYDADALLEGESIQISVLTEMPPQQTADILSNGKSDKDEFQIHGGEIYFLFRQSVLDSKLASNIQKLGDTATTRNWNTMNKLAELAAAMLI from the coding sequence ATGAAAGTTTACATTGTTTTTCTGCGTGGTATTAACGTAGGAGGAAAGAACAAAATCAAGATGGCGGATTTGAAGAAGACGCTGGAAGCGGCGGGACTTGCTAAGGTGCAAACGTATTTGCAAAGCGGCAATGTCTTGTTCATGTCCGAGGAGGAGGCGGTGGAACCGCTGCGCCAGCGTATCGAGCAGGAAATCAGCAAAGCCGTTGGTGTATCGCCTAAGGTAATTTTGCGCACAGTTGAGGAGTTAGAGCTGATCCTAGGGAGTTGTCCATACGATGCAGATGCTCTGTTAGAAGGTGAAAGCATCCAAATTTCTGTTCTAACGGAAATGCCCCCGCAACAAACCGCTGATATCCTATCCAATGGAAAAAGCGACAAGGATGAATTTCAGATTCACGGGGGAGAGATTTATTTTCTATTTCGTCAAAGTGTTCTGGATTCAAAACTTGCGAGCAATATCCAGAAGCTTGGGGATACGGCGACTACACGCAATTGGAATACGATGAATAAACTGGCTGAGTTGGCAGCGGCGATGCTGATTTAG
- the spoIIR gene encoding stage II sporulation protein R, producing MVKRSNRHSYKSLLLVAFALIVMITCWESNRTNAAVISPTIPEESIRLRILANSDSPQDQALKREIRDAIIARMQEWVVGPQTLDDARAVVRAHLSEFDVLVGQMIEARGYSYSHTVELGKVPFPTKMYGNEVYPAGEYEALRVTIGTGEGQNWWCVLFPPLCFVDSVSGEAVAAAAVVAKTEGDGKVQSSPTPATKDSKAASTVKPDKSKPVVKDSKAAQLVEKTDSVDAKQPQVKFFIWEMVKKIVSWFS from the coding sequence ATGGTGAAGAGATCTAATCGTCATTCTTATAAATCTTTATTATTAGTAGCTTTTGCACTTATTGTTATGATAACTTGTTGGGAATCGAATCGTACGAATGCGGCGGTTATTTCGCCTACGATACCGGAAGAATCTATTCGCTTACGTATTCTAGCAAACTCCGATTCGCCGCAGGATCAAGCGTTGAAACGCGAGATTCGTGATGCTATTATTGCTCGTATGCAGGAGTGGGTCGTTGGACCGCAAACGCTCGATGACGCTAGAGCTGTGGTTAGAGCCCATTTGTCCGAATTTGATGTTCTTGTGGGACAAATGATTGAAGCACGTGGCTATAGCTATTCACATACAGTTGAGCTCGGTAAAGTCCCTTTTCCAACAAAAATGTACGGAAATGAAGTATACCCAGCGGGAGAATATGAAGCGCTGCGTGTGACGATTGGAACGGGGGAAGGTCAGAACTGGTGGTGTGTGTTGTTTCCGCCATTATGTTTCGTGGATTCCGTATCCGGAGAAGCGGTAGCAGCGGCTGCTGTTGTAGCGAAAACGGAGGGTGATGGGAAGGTGCAATCCTCTCCTACACCTGCAACGAAAGACAGCAAAGCTGCTTCAACAGTTAAACCCGATAAGTCTAAACCTGTCGTTAAAGACAGTAAAGCTGCACAATTGGTAGAAAAAACGGATTCTGTTGATGCTAAGCAGCCGCAAGTTAAGTTTTTTATCTGGGAAATGGTGAAAAAGATCGTATCGTGGTTCAGCTAA
- a CDS encoding low molecular weight protein arginine phosphatase, with amino-acid sequence MLRILFVCTGNTCRSPLAEGLLRIRVHQEGLAAEVRSAGVSAVTGGPISRNSESLLQEAGFKEPIHSLAIQESEVNWADLILTMTMGHKRTVIQRFPGAIEKTFTLKEYVEDDAHILQAIEEREQLVTELQLKQALSQAVSIEERSRIYKLEHAIPDFDISDPFGGPIEIYRQTAEEISRSLDKLVQKIRARNEDSK; translated from the coding sequence ATGTTGCGAATTCTATTTGTCTGTACAGGAAATACGTGCCGCAGTCCATTAGCAGAAGGTTTGCTGCGTATCAGGGTGCACCAAGAAGGGCTTGCGGCGGAGGTTCGCTCAGCAGGGGTATCCGCGGTGACGGGCGGTCCAATCTCCCGAAATAGTGAATCGCTTTTACAGGAAGCGGGCTTCAAGGAGCCCATTCATTCTTTGGCGATCCAAGAGTCTGAAGTGAATTGGGCTGATCTCATTTTGACGATGACGATGGGTCATAAGCGTACTGTCATACAGCGGTTTCCGGGAGCGATTGAGAAAACTTTTACGCTCAAAGAGTACGTCGAGGATGATGCTCATATTTTACAAGCGATTGAGGAAAGGGAGCAGCTCGTTACGGAGCTTCAGCTCAAACAGGCTCTTTCCCAAGCAGTGTCTATAGAAGAAAGAAGCCGTATTTACAAGCTTGAACATGCAATTCCTGACTTTGATATTTCGGACCCGTTCGGAGGACCCATAGAGATTTACCGACAAACGGCTGAGGAGATCAGCAGGAGTTTAGATAAGTTGGTTCAGAAAATACGTGCACGAAATGAAGACTCCAAATAA
- the prmC gene encoding peptide chain release factor N(5)-glutamine methyltransferase has product MPIAAKSIREAFVEASSFLGKLGVSEAASCAELLLQHLLNCSRTELLFRFSEQFPVELVETWRQLVERKAAGEPVQYITGEQDFFGLPFAVSPAVLIPRPETELLVEALLHEGSRLFPQGAPLLADVGTGSGAIPVTVAHARPAWRVIASDISAAALEMARVNAQRHGVAARVEWLEGDLLEPFIARRIAPDILVSNPPYIPDGDLPALMPEVRLFEPHTALFGGVEGLDLYHRMISQLPQLPRIPTVVGFEVGIRQAEAVAGMLRAAADWDEIRFVPDLQGIDRHVIAIRSRD; this is encoded by the coding sequence ATGCCAATTGCTGCTAAGAGTATAAGAGAAGCCTTTGTTGAGGCTTCTTCTTTTTTAGGGAAGCTCGGTGTGTCCGAGGCTGCTTCCTGTGCGGAACTGCTGCTGCAGCACTTGCTCAACTGCAGTCGGACGGAACTGCTGTTCCGTTTCTCGGAACAGTTTCCTGTGGAGCTGGTGGAGACGTGGCGCCAGCTAGTGGAGCGGAAGGCCGCGGGTGAGCCGGTGCAGTATATTACCGGCGAGCAGGATTTCTTCGGCCTTCCTTTTGCGGTTAGCCCGGCCGTGCTGATTCCTCGGCCGGAGACGGAACTGCTCGTGGAAGCTTTGCTCCACGAGGGCTCGCGTCTGTTCCCGCAAGGCGCTCCGCTGCTTGCGGATGTGGGCACCGGGAGCGGAGCGATCCCGGTGACGGTGGCGCACGCGCGCCCAGCGTGGCGCGTGATAGCCAGCGACATCTCCGCGGCAGCGCTGGAGATGGCTCGAGTGAATGCGCAGCGCCACGGCGTGGCTGCGCGGGTGGAGTGGCTCGAGGGGGACCTTCTCGAGCCCTTTATTGCGCGCCGGATCGCGCCGGATATACTGGTGTCTAACCCACCGTATATCCCTGATGGCGACCTGCCGGCGCTGATGCCGGAGGTGCGGCTGTTTGAGCCGCACACAGCTTTGTTCGGCGGTGTCGAGGGACTCGACCTGTACCACCGGATGATCTCGCAGCTGCCGCAGCTGCCGCGAATCCCGACCGTGGTCGGGTTCGAGGTGGGCATACGGCAGGCGGAGGCTGTGGCGGGGATGCTGCGCGCCGCCGCGGACTGGGACGAGATCCGATTCGTGCCGGATCTCCAGGGTATTGATCGCCACGTGATCGCGATCCGTTCGCGAGACTAG
- a CDS encoding copper amine oxidase N-terminal domain-containing protein — MRKKKIIVTMILFLCFTGVVSASSIHGEYNGDPIVNVLFGAKELQVEDVPATIRDGRTLVPLYLLKQTGASVAWDSEKYNVDLAIPNPMKDFASNIHSFNEKAKEHSAKNVQLISNEYGLYMKIDLIVSNDSNKDNDNIIFLSSLVANSPADMLIVSKLLNNKVMGFIAINRTDAEEFLKNKTPEFDYIKKWRYQQVNETTDMSTPNIPPVVPTQAPASTAPVSGPICREIMTNYAKQMQDAAESYNGNGSSDPKAFEQYINKFKESMNVALKINHCPEQ, encoded by the coding sequence ATGAGAAAAAAGAAAATAATTGTAACCATGATTTTGTTTCTTTGCTTTACAGGAGTAGTCAGTGCGTCAAGTATTCACGGTGAGTATAATGGTGATCCAATCGTTAACGTTTTGTTCGGAGCGAAAGAGCTTCAAGTAGAAGATGTGCCAGCTACTATACGTGACGGTCGTACCCTAGTCCCACTTTATTTATTGAAACAAACCGGTGCCTCTGTTGCGTGGGATTCTGAGAAATATAACGTTGACCTTGCTATCCCTAATCCAATGAAAGATTTCGCCTCAAATATTCATTCATTTAACGAGAAAGCCAAAGAGCATAGTGCTAAGAATGTTCAACTTATTTCCAATGAATATGGTCTATATATGAAAATAGATCTAATCGTATCTAATGATTCAAACAAAGATAACGATAATATCATCTTTCTATCTAGCCTGGTTGCCAATTCACCCGCGGATATGCTAATTGTCAGTAAATTGCTTAATAATAAAGTAATGGGTTTCATTGCAATAAACCGAACGGATGCAGAGGAATTTCTGAAGAACAAAACACCAGAGTTCGATTATATAAAAAAGTGGAGATACCAGCAGGTAAATGAGACGACAGACATGTCGACTCCGAATATTCCACCAGTGGTCCCTACACAAGCTCCAGCTTCTACAGCGCCGGTTTCAGGACCTATTTGTCGAGAAATTATGACCAATTACGCAAAACAGATGCAGGATGCAGCAGAGTCATATAACGGAAACGGGAGTTCAGATCCCAAAGCGTTTGAGCAATATATCAACAAATTTAAAGAAAGTATGAATGTAGCTTTAAAAATTAATCATTGTCCGGAACAATAA